Proteins encoded in a region of the Candidozyma auris chromosome 7, complete sequence genome:
- the PEX7 gene encoding Pex7p — MLSFRTAGYNGYGVRYSPFFDNKLAVATAANYGLVGNGKLFVLSIDPSGQIHNDIAWETQDGLFDTSWSEINENQLAVASGDGSVKLFDAKVPQFPVMNWKEHQREVFSVNWNLVEKQNFVTSSWDGNIKLWVPSRQQSMLTLSSKVDHSAKASNSQPAPPTSHKQGQAAFNTAQCVYNATFSPHSPSTIISCNGSSHVNIWDIRAPQPLQLDFVAHGGLEALSCDWNKYKPNIVASAGTDKSVRVWDLRMIAKLDNLIPGQPSPAYHLRGPTPLNELLGHEFAVRKVVWSPHSGQELLSTSYDMTSRVWIDQSDDKARFLHNGGSGCKGVMRQHREFVLGCDYSLWGDPGWCATTGWDEMVYIWDTKRVPPR, encoded by the coding sequence ATGCTTTCCTTCAGAACCGCAGGTTACAACGGCTACGGCGTGCGATACTCACCTTTTTTCGACAACAAGCTTGCGGTGGCCACAGCAGCCAATTACGGGCTCGTGGGAAACGGGAAACTCTTTGTTCTATCGATAGACCCAAGCGGCCAGATCCACAACGATATCGCATGGGAAACCCAGGATGGGCTTTTTGATACTTCTTGGAGCGAAATTAACGAAAACCAGCTAGCTGTGGCTCTGGGAGACGGTCTGGTGAAGCTTTTCGACGCCAAAGTGCCGCAATTCCCTGTGATGAACTGGAAAGAGCACCAGCGAGAGGTTTTCTCTGTCAATTGGAATTTGGTTGAAAAACAGAATTTTGTCACGTCCTCGTGGGACGGTAACATCAAACTCTGGGTTCCTTCGAGACAACAATCGATGCTCACGTTGAGTTCAAAAGTGGACCATAGTGCCAAGGCTTCCAACTCGCAGCCGGCGCCTCCAACAAGCCATAAACAGGGCCAGGCCGCCTTCAACACAGCTCAGTGTGTTTACAACGCGACATTCTCGCCGCATTCACCGCTGACGATCATCAGTTGCAATGGGTCGTCGCATGTTAATATATGGGATATTCGTGCTCCGCAGCCGCTCCAGCTTGACTTTGTAGCTCACGGCGGACTCGAGGCGCTATCTTGTGATTGGAACAAATACAAGCCCAACATTGTAGCGTCTGCGGGCACGGACAAGTCGGTGAGGGTGTGGGATTTGCGAATGATAGCTAAACTCGATAACCTAATTCCGGGCCAGCCTCTGCCAGCATACCACTTACGTGGCCCGACTCCACTTAACGAGTTGCTAGGGCACGAATTTGCCGTGAGAAAGGTCGTTTGGTCTCCCCACCTGGGCCAGGAACTACTTTCCACGTCTTATGACATGACATCCCGGGTTTGGATCGACCAGCTGGACGACAAGGCTCGCTTTTTGCATAATGGTGGTAGCGGCTGCAAAGGTGTGATGCGACAGCACCGTGAGTTTGTTTTGGGTTGTGACTACAGTCTCTGGGGAGATCCGGGGTGGTGTGCAACCACGGGTTGGGACGAGATGGTGTACATCTGGGACACGAAGAGGGTTCCACCAAGGTGA
- a CDS encoding 60S ribosomal protein uL2, with amino-acid sequence MGRVIRNQRKGAGSVFTAHTRLRKGAAKLRTLDYAERHGYIRGVVKQIIHDSGRGAPLAKVVFRDPYRYKLREETFIANEGLYTGQFVYAGKKASLNVGNILPLGACPEGTIVSNVEEKVGDRGALGRTSGNYVIIIGHNHDEGKTRVKLPSGAKKIINSDARGVIGVVAGGGRIDKPLLKAGRAFHKYKAKRNSWPKTRGVAMNPVDHPHGGGNHQHIGKASTISRGAVPGQKAGLIAARRTGLLRGTQKTQD; translated from the coding sequence ATGGGTAGAGTCATCCGTAACCAGAGAAAAGGTGCCGGTTCCGTCTTCACCGCTCACACGCGGTTGAGAAAGGGCGCCGCCAAGTTGAGGACCCTTGACTACGCCGAGCGCCACGGGTACATCCGTGGTGTCGTGAAACAGATCATCCACGACTCCGGTAGAGGTGCTCCCTTAGCCAAAGTTGTGTTCAGAGACCCATACAGATACAAGttgagagaagaaacattCATTGCCAACGAAGGTCTTTACACCGGCCAGTTTGTGTACGCTGGTAAGAAGGCATCTTTGAACGTCGGTAACATCTTGCCCTTGGGCGCCTGTCCAGAAGGTACCATTGTATCGAacgttgaagagaaagtcGGCGACAGAGGTGCTTTGGGCAGAACATCCGGTAACTACGTGATCATCATTGGCCACAACCACGATGAGGGCAAGACGAGAGTCAAATTGCCCAGTGGTgcgaagaagatcatcaacTCCGACGCCAGAGGTGTcattggtgttgttgcCGGTGGTGGTAGAATCGACAAGCCATTGTTGAAGGCCGGCAGAGCGTTCCACAAGTACAAGGCCAAGAGAAACTCATGGCCCAAGACCAGAGGTGTGGCCATGAACCCAGTGGACCACCCTCACGGTGGTGGTAACCACCAGCACATTGGTAAAGCATCGACCATATCGAGAGGCGCCGTGCCTGGTCAGAAGGCCGGTTTGATTGCCGCCAGAAGAACCGGTTTGTTGAGAGGTACGCAGAAGACCCAGGATTAG
- a CDS encoding ubiquinol--cytochrome-c reductase subunit 6, whose amino-acid sequence MSFLRDLLESTFPVAYAAEPDEEVEAGTDEVNDDASEDASEDDSEDANEGASDEASEDADDAEEGGDDDEDEDDEDEDDEDEEEVTDPFDELREECSKSASCVPYVHHFDECVERVHKEQEEEDYAQKAYKEDCVEEFFHLQHCINDCAAPRLFYKLK is encoded by the coding sequence ATGTCATTTCTCAGAGACTTGCTCGAGCTGACTTTTCCAGTTGCCTACGCTGCTGAGCCAGACGAAGAGGTTGAGGCCGGCACCGACGAAGTCAATGACGACGCCAGCGAAGACGCCAGCGAAGATGACAGCGAGGACGCCAACGAGGGTGCCAGCGATGAGGCCAGTGAAGACGCTGACGATGCTGAAGAAGGCGGcgatgacgacgaagatgaagacgacgaggacgaagatgacgaggacgaggaggaggtgaCCGACCCATTTGACGAATTGCGTGAAGAGTGCAGCAAGAGCGCCTCGTGTGTGCCTTACGTCCACCACTTTGACGAGTGTGTTGAGAGAGTCCACAaggagcaagaagaagaggactACGCCCAAAAGGCGTACAAGGAGGACTGTGTCGAGGAGTTCTTCCACTTGCAGCATTGCATCAACGACTGCGCCGCCCCTAGGTTGTTCTACAAGTTGAAGTGA
- the RPL8B gene encoding 60S ribosomal protein eL8, with amino-acid sequence MAPAKKVAPLPLAAKAQAVSATPANPLIERRKRNYGIGQDIQPKRNLSRFVKWPQYVRLQRQKKILSMRLKVPPAIAQFQNVLDKNTATQTFKLFNKYRPETAAEKKERLTKEAAAIAEGKKAHDVSPKPVVVKYGLNHVVSLIENKKAKLVLIANDVDPIELVIFLPALCRKMGVPYAIVKGKARLGTLVHKKTSSVAALTEVAAEDEAELSKLVSTINANFIDKYEEHRKHWGGGIMGKKHNDKVAKKAKALEAAQPKVSA; translated from the coding sequence ATGGCTCCAGCTAAGAAAGTTGCTCCTCTCCCTTTGGCCGCCAAGGCCCAGGCCGTCTCTGCCACTCCAGCCAACCCTTTgattgaaagaagaaagagaaactaCGGTATCGGTCAGGACATCCAGCCTAAGAGAAACTTGAGCAGATTTGTCAAATGGCCTCAGTACGTCAGATTGCAgagacagaagaagatcttgtcCATGAGATTGAAGGTCCCTCCTGCCATTGCTCAGTTCCAGAACGTTTTGGACAAGAACACCGCCACCCAGaccttcaagttgttcaacaagtacagACCTGAGACTGctgctgagaagaaggagagattGACCAAGGAGGCTGCCGCCATTGCTGAGGGCAAGAAGGCCCACGATGTTTCTCCTAAGCCTGTGGTTGTCAAGTACGGTTTGAACCACGTTGTTTCTCTTATCGAGAAcaagaaggccaagttggttTTGATTGCCAACGATGTTGACCCTATTGAGTTGGTCATCTTCTTGCCTGCTTTGTGCAGAAAGATGGGTGTTCCATACGCCATTGTCAAGGGTAAGGCCAGATTGGGTACCTTGGTTCACAAGAAGACCTCTTCTGTTGCTGCCTTGACCGAGGTTGCTGCCGAGGACGAGGCTGAATTGTCCAAGTTGGTGTCCACCATCAACGCCAACTTCATTGATAAGTACGAGGAGCACAGAAAGCACTGGGGCGGTGGTATCATGGGCAAGAAGCACAACGACAAGGTTGCCAAGAAGGCTAAGGCTTTGGAGGCTGCTCAGCCAAAGGTTTCCGCTTAA
- a CDS encoding bile acid-transporting ATPase YBT1, producing MMRLTFTNDDGTPHGQSVEQPKSLGDRLRLSLEFVLVTLQLVLAVLTFFIAGFRYEWRSSFLVQACLTANWGYAFLLCGARTLNMKKQRLVLPNLWAHSTALYLFHLVSSAVFFRSALIGHVKRSHVAYYYTLDFPVTVILAYLTLSCSVGDKPAKIYVTSDGATPSPENIASLWSFSTYSWIDKMIWRARKSPLTMADIWGLREDDYALHVLKVFDSSKSAARFTFKLFSHFKWLFALQGFWALLESILVFLPTILLKKVLEYVEDTTTTTRSMAWCLVLLMPLTKLIDSLSSGFSLFIGRRVCVRMRAIIIGEVYAKALRRKISIKDVSDDEPESDQKSADSDDKKKDTDSSGTSELGAIINLMAIDAFKVSEVCGYLHFFVGGTLMLVVCTVLLYNLLGWSALVGSAAIVVFLPINYKLSLMTGEAQKTMLGTTDKRIQKMNETFSSIRIIKFFAWENNFFSDIMKIRHEELYYLKLRSILWGLQSLIWFGIPTIITVISFYCYTMIEGKPLTAPIAFTALSFFTLLRAPLDQLADMTAIVIQSKVSLDRVSDFLEEDETSKYEQLGQKRTENSPLIGFENASFSWNSSSDADFKLRDLNIAFKPGKLNVIIGPTGAGKTSLLMALLGEMELLNGKVFLPGIIPRDELVVDPATGLTESVAYCSQSAWLLNDTIKNNIIFAQPFIPERYDRVVEACGLTRDLEILAAGDQTEIGEKGIALSGGQKQRISLARALYSNSKHVLLDDCLSAVDSHTALWIYENCISGPLMANRTCILVSHNVALTVQKAEWIVVMEDGRAKVQGTPDELLENGHLGDDELVKSSVMSSRNQSSTNLKSLDSKNSEMKSKAAIIESKLKNLAGEEEQMEGIRTDGKLIEEEEKAEGVVGLDVYAGYVKEFGGWPTWSIIIFTYGFTQLVYIGQSWWLKYWAQDTPETIATVMNVVGVSSDSMPALVKTFLANTQLAIGSITSAYKLASDAVTAFKTHHTVQYYIIWYALIGLGYAVLATIRVFVSFFAGIRASNRIFKRVLTRILRAKLGFFDKTPLGRIMNRFSKDIEAVDQELTPFGEATFACLVSCVSIFILISVITPGFIFFAVIISYLYYLVGSFYITLSRELKRYDSITKSPIHQHFSESLTGVATIRAYGVESRFMKQNLAAIDENNRPFFYMWVANRWLALRIDAVGSLVMLFAGIFVILSIGKIDAGLAGLSLSYAISFSENALWIVRLYANVEMNMNSVERLQEFMKVDQEPPSEIPENEPKPEWPTRGEIEVKDVSLRYAPHLPRVIKNVSFHVEPSNKVGVVGRTGAGKSTIITAFFRFLDPETGYIKIDDVDICSIGLRNLRQAITIIPQDPTLFTGTIRSNLDPFEQYNDKQIFEALERVNLISRGERARDIDSSQENKNKFLDLNSAVSEGGSNLSQGQRQLMCLARSLLKSPKVILLDEATASIDYKSDAMIQQTIREEFSGSTILTIAHRLRSIIDYDKILVMDAGKVVEYDDPYTLIVNKESLFYSMCENSGELDVLTKLAKESYVSRKNKK from the coding sequence ATGATGAGGTTGACCTTTACCAACGATGATGGCACTCCTCATGGCCAGAGCGTGGAGCAGCCCAAGTCTCTAGGCGACCGGTTGCGTCTCTCGCTTGAGTTTGTGTTGGTGACGTTGCAGCTTGTTTTGGCGGTGTTGACGTTTTTCATTGCCGGCTTCCGGTATGAGTGGAGGTCGTCGTTTCTCGTGCAAGCTTGCTTGACGGCTAACTGGGGCTACGCATTCCTCTTGTGCGGGGCCCGCACGCTCaacatgaagaagcagcgTCTTGTGTTGCCCAACTTGTGGGCGCATTCCACGGCGTTGTACTTGTTCCATCTTGTTTCGTCGGCGGTGTTCTTCCGCTCGGCTCTCATCGGCCATGTCAAGAGGTCGCACGTTGCCTACTACTACACTCTTGATTTCCCCGTCACCGTCATTCTTGCCTACCTTACGTTGTCGTGCAGCGTGGGTGACAAGCCGGCTAAAATCTACGTCACTTCTGATGGTGCTACTCCATCACCAGAGAACATTGCCAGTCTTTGGTCGTTCTCGACGTACTCGTGGATCGATAAGATGATATGGAGAGCCCGCAAGTCGCCGTTGACTATGGCAGACATTTGGGGCTTGCGTGAGGACGACTATGCATTGCATGTTCTCAAGGTGTTTGATTCTTCAAAACTGGCCGCTAGATTTaccttcaagcttttcTCCCATTTCAAGTGGTTATTCGCTCTTCAGGGTTTCTGGGCCTTGTTGGAGTCCATTTTGGTTTTTCTCCCCACAATATTGCTCAAGAAAGTCTTGGAGTACGTTGAGGACACCACAACCACCACACGCTCCATGGCATGGTGTCTAGTTTTGCTCATGCCATTGACCAAATTGATCGACTCCTTGAGttctgggttttctttgttcatTGGCAGACGTGTCTGCGTGAGAATGAGAGCCATCATTATCGGCGAAGTGTATGCAAAGgccttgagaagaaaaatcTCCATTAAGGACGTGAGCGACGATGAGCCTGAGTCTGATCAAAAGTCAGCAGATTCCGATGATAAAAAGAAGGACACTGACTCTTCTGGCACCTCAGAGTTGGGTGCCATCATCAATTTAATGGCAattgatgctttcaaagTGTCGGAGGTCTGTGGTTACTTGCACTTTTTTGTCGGAGGCACCTTGATGCTTGTTGTTTGTACGGTTCTTTTGTACAACTTGTTGGGATGGAGTGCATTGGTAGGCTCTGCTGCTATCGTTGTGTTCTTGCCCATCAATTACaagctttctttgatgaCCGGCGAGGCCCAGAAGACAATGTTGGGCACTACTGATAAGAGAATTCAAAAGATGAACGAAACCTTTTCAAGCATCAGAATCATTAAATTTTTCGCCTGGgaaaacaacttcttctcggACATCATGAAGATCAGGCACGAGGAGTTATACTATCTTAAATTGAGAAGTATTTTGTGGGGCCTCCAGAGTTTGATCTGGTTTGGTATTCCAACTATCATCACAGTCATTTCATTTTACTGCTACACCATGATCGAGGGCAAGCCTTTGACTGCTCCTATTGCTTTCACCGCGTTATCGTTCTTTACTCTTTTAAGAGCACCATTAGACCAATTGGCCGACATGACTGCCATCGTGATTCAGTCCAAGGTGTCTCTTGACAGAGTGAGTGACTTTTTGGAGGAAGACGAAACTTCCAAGTATGAACAGTTGGGTCAGAAACGTACCGAAAACTCTCCACTTATTGGATTTGAgaatgcttctttctcttggaACTCTTCATCTGATGCAGACTTCAAGTTAAGAGACTTGAACATCGCATTCAAGCCAGGCAAGTTAAACGTGATCATTGGCCCTACTGGTGCTGGTAAGACGTCTTTGCTCATGGCACTTTTGGGTGAAATGGAACTCTTGAACGGTAAAGTATTTTTACCAGGTATAATTCCAAGGGATGAATTGGTTGTTGATCCAGCTACTGGTCTCACTGAGTCTGTCGCTTACTGTTCTCAGTCAGCTTGGTTGCTTAATGACACTATTAAAAATAATATCATCTTTGCTCAACCTTTTATTCCCGAGCGTTACGATAGAGTCGTTGAAGCTTGTGGATTGACCCGTGACTTGGAGATATTGGCCGCTGGCGATCAAACTGAGATTGGTGAAAAGGGTATCGCTTTATCTGGAGGACAAAAGCAGCGTATCTCTTTGGCTAGAGCGTTGTATTCAAACTCAAAGCACGTTTTGTTGGATGATTGCTTGTCTGCTGTGGACTCTCATACCGCCTTGTGGATCTATGAAAACTGTATTTCTGGTCCTTTGATGGCCAACAGAACTTGTATCTTGGTATCTCACAACGTTGCATTGACTGTACAAAAGGCAGAATGGATAGTTGTTATGGAAGACGGAAGGGCCAAGGTGCAAGGTACTCCAGATGAATTGTTGGAAAATGGTCATTTAGGTGACGATGAGTTGGTCAAGTCCTCAGTGATGAGCTCTCGTAATCAGTCTAGTACTAACTTGAAGTCTTTGGACTCGAAGAACTCCGAAATGAAGTCCAAGGCTGCTATCATAGAGAGCAAGTTAAAGAATCTCGctggcgaagaagagcaaatGGAGGGTATCCGTACTGACGGTAAGttgattgaagaagaggaaaaagctGAAGGTGTTGTCGGGTTAGATGTCTACGCAGGGTATGTTAAAGAGTTTGGTGGCTGGCCCACATGGTCCATCATTATTTTTACCTACGGATTTACCCAGCTCGTCTACATTGGACAGTCCTGGTGGTTGAAATATTGGGCTCAGGATACACCGGAAACTATTGCCACTGTTATGAATGTTGTTGGTGTATCTAGTGACTCTATGCCTGCTCTTGTCAAGACCTTTTTGGCGAATACACAGTTGGCTATTGGCTCAATCACATCTGCTTACAAGCTCGCCTCTGATGCTGTCACGGCATTCAAGACTCATCACACTGTCCAATACTACATCATTTGGTACGCATTGATTGGCCTTGGCTACGCTGTTTTGGCGACCATCAGAGTGTTTGTGTCGTTTTTTGCCGGTATCAGAGCTTCCAATAGAATTTTCAAACGCGTGTTGACTAGAATTTTGAGAGCCAAGTTAGGCTTTTTCGACAAAACACCTCTTGGTCGTATCATGAACAGATTCTCGAAAGACATTGAGGCCGTCGATCAGGAATTGACACCTTTTGGCGAGGCAACATTCGCATGTCTTGTGTCCTGCGTTTCGATTTTCATTCTTATTAGTGTCATCACCCCTGGCtttattttctttgctgtcATTATTTCCTATTTGTACTATTTGGTTGGATCGTTCTACATCACCCTTTCTagagagttgaagagataCGACTCTATCACCAAATCTCCTATTCATCAGCACTTTTCAGAGTCATTGACTGGTGTGGCCACCATTAGAGCATATGGTGTGGAGTCTCGTTTCATGAAGCAGAACTTGGCTGCTATTGACGAAAATAATAGGCCCTTCTTCTACATGTGGGTTGCAAACAGATGGCTTGCATTGCGAATTGATGCGGTAGGCTCTCTTGTCATGTTGTTTGCTGGAATATTTGTCATTTTGTCCATCGGCAAGATTGACGCAGGTTTGGCAGGTTTGTCCTTGTCGTACGCGATTTCCTTCTCTGAAAATGCTTTGTGGATTGTTCGTCTTTACGCCAACGTAGAGATGAACATGAACTCCGTTGAACGTTTACAAGAGTTCATGAAGGTGGACCAAGAGCCACCCAGCGAGATTCCTGAAAATGAACCAAAGCCGGAGTGGCCAACTAGAGGTGAGATTGAGGTTAAAGATGTCTCCTTAAGATATGCTCCACACTTGCCTAGAGTGATCAAGAATGTGTCTTTCCACGTGGAGCCCTCCAACAAGGTTGGTGTTGTCGGTAGAACTGGTGCTGGTAAATCCACCATTATCACGGCATTTTTCAGATTTTTGGATCCTGAGACTGGATACATCAAGATCGATGATGTGGACATTTGCAGCATCGGTTTACGCAACTTGAGACAAGCGATTACTATCATCCCGCAGGATCCTACTCTTTTCACAGGTACTATCAGATCTAACTTGGATCCATTCGAACAGTACAATGACAAGCAGATCTTTGAAGCTTTGGAGAGAGTGAATTTAATATCGCGTGGCGAACGTGCCAGGGACATTGATAGCTCTCaggagaacaagaa
- the HGT5 gene encoding Hgt5p: protein MSKYHRLNEHGGGSNSDLDYDAVDSSNPPGRPSPLHSSNYTNNQGEKHPLQPLGHLSNLDSSYEKPAHEHVSSSSGSRGSLDSEPVMIKSKANDSGDGSDNFSVGDGDNSDGGDSFAEWDTIDTATEEDRLRRRDLGPSVDSGVRMDNYGNSYEHVDFDARKYTRKLKFKGKKLVYFTSAFVSLFVSLFGYEQGVCSGILTFVTFKMYFNYPTATEIGLVISILEIGAMISSLMVSKISDSIGRKRTILLGTVIFMLGGCLQSFATNLWVFGVGRVFSGFGVGILSTMVPSYQCEISPSEDRGKLVCGEFTGNIAGYCLSVWIDYACYFIQDIGDARENPDALAANVSWRLPLFIQVILAIILFLGGFFVVESPRWLLDVDMDQRGFHVLCLLYHDDPDPLKAEHEFFLIKNSILEERIKIPKKERSWRHMFGHYRLRIFIACSALAFAQFNGINIISYYAPMVFGEAGFKDSMALLMTGVNATVYLLSTVAPWFLVDRWGRKPILISGGLLMGVCLSFIAFVMWLDVEATPSLVALLVVIYNAGFGYSWGPIGFLIPPEVYPLAVRSKGVSLSTATNWLANYIVGQLTPIFQETIGWAMYIFPASSCALSICTVMYFYPETKGVELENIDQLFDEYYGTVSAGYTQVGDVAMELDEFDYELGVAKPGPEEGTEIKGARPTAE, encoded by the coding sequence ATGAGCAAATATCACAGATTAAACGAGCACGGCGGCGGCTCCAACTCTGACTTGGACTACGACGCCGTCGACTCCTCAAACCCGCCAGGCAGACCTTCCCCATTGCACTCGTCCAACTACACCAACAATCAGGGCGAGAAACACCCGCTACAGCCGTTGGGCCacttgagcaacttggACAGCAGCTACGAAAAACCAGCACACGAGCACGTGAGCTCGAGCTCGGGGAGCCGAGGATCCCTTGACTCGGAACCCGTGATGATAAAGAGCAAAGCTAATGACTCGGGCGACGGCAGTGATAACTTCAGTGTTGGAGACGGTGATAACAGCGACGGTGGTGACTCCTTCGCTGAGTGGGATACCATTGACACGGCAACAGAGGAAGATCGCCTCAGACGGCGCGACTTGGGCCCTCTGGTGGATAGTGGAGTCCGGATGGATAATTACGGCAACTCATATGAGCATGTAGACTTCGATGCAAGGAAGTACACGCGGAAGCTCAAGTTCAAGGGGAAGAAGTTGGTTTACTTTACCTCGGCGTTTGTATCGTTGTTTGTGTCGCTTTTCGGATACGAGCAGGGCGTGTGCTCGGGGATCTTGACGTTTGTCACTTTCAAGATGTACTTCAACTACCCGACAGCCACCGAGATTGGGTTGGTGATTTCCATCTTGGAGATTGGCGCCATGATCTCATCGCTCATGGTGTCGAAGATCTCTGACAGCATTGGGCGCAAGCGCACGATCTTGCTAGGAACAGTCATTTTCATGTTGGGCGGGTGTCTACAgtcatttgcaaccaacttGTGGGTTTTCGGCGTGGGCAGAGTGTTCAGCGGGTTTGGCGTCGGTATATTATCCACTATGGTTCCCTCGTACCAATGTGAGATCTCTCCGTCCGAGGATCGTGGTAAGCTTGTCTGTGGTGAGTTCACTGGTAACATTGCCGGCTACTGCTTGAGTGTGTGGATCGATTACGCTTGCTACTTCATTCAGGACATTGGAGACGCCAGAGAGAACCCAGACGCTCTTGCTGCCAATGTTTCGTGGCGGCTTCCGCTTTTTATCCAAGTGATATTGGCGATCATTCTATTCCTAGGCGGTTTCTTTGTTGTCGAAAGCCCTCGATGGCTCTTGGACGTTGACATGGATCAGCGAGGCTTCCATGTGCTCTGTCTTTTGTATCACGATGACCCAGACCCGCTTAAAGCGGAGCACGAGTTCTTCCTTATCAAAAATAGTATTCTCGAGGAGAGAATCAAAATTCCCAAAAAGGAGAGATCGTGGAGACACATGTTCGGCCACTACAGGCTTCGTATATTCATCGCATGCTCAGCGTTGGCGTTCGCCCAATTCAATGGCATCAACATCATATCTTACTACGCCCCCATGgtgtttggagaagctggcTTCAAGGACTCCATGGCACTTCTTATGACAGGAGTGAATGCTACAGTATACTTACTCAGTACCGTTGCGCCCTGGTTTTTAGTGGACCGGTGGGGCCGCAAACCTATTCTTATTAGCGGAGGCCTATTAATGGGGGTGTGTCTCAGCTTCATTGCGTTTGTCATGTGGCTCGATGTGGAGGCGACGCCGCTGTTGGTTGCTCTCTTGGTGGTGATATACAATGCTGGCTTTGGCTACAGTTGGGGTCCTATCGGGTTCCTCATCCCACCAGAAGTGTATCCCTTGGCGGTGAGATCAAAGGGTGTGTCGCTTTCTACGGCAACCAACTGGCTAGCCAACTACATTGTGGGCCAGCTCACGCCAATCTTCCAGGAGACTATAGGATGGGCCATGTATATTTTCCCAGCAAGCAGCTGTGCGCTTTCGATATGCACGGTAATGTACTTTTACCCTGAGACGAAGGGGGTGGAGCTCGAGAACATCGACCAGTTGTTTGATGAGTACTACGGCACGGTCAGTGCTGGATACACACAAGTTGGAGACGTTGCGATGGAACTTGACGAGTTTGACTACGAGCTCGGAGTGGCCAAGCCGGGACCCGAGGAGGGAACCGAGATCAAAGGAGCCAGGCCAACAGCAGAGTAG